Proteins from one Flavobacterium sp. N2038 genomic window:
- a CDS encoding HU family DNA-binding protein: MNKSELIDAIAADAGITKAAAKLALESFLGNVGTTLKKGGRISLVGFGSWSVSARAARDGRNPQTGKTIKIAAKNVVKFKAGAELEGAVN; encoded by the coding sequence ATGAACAAATCAGAATTAATCGATGCTATCGCTGCTGATGCAGGAATCACAAAAGCTGCGGCAAAATTAGCTTTAGAGTCATTTTTAGGAAATGTAGGAACTACTTTGAAAAAAGGCGGAAGAATTTCATTAGTAGGTTTCGGATCTTGGTCAGTTTCTGCGAGAGCTGCTAGAGATGGTAGAAATCCTCAAACAGGAAAAACTATCAAAATTGCTGCTAAAAACGTAGTAAAATTTAAAGCTGGAGCTGAATTAGAAGGTGCAGTGAACTAA
- the fmt gene encoding methionyl-tRNA formyltransferase, which yields MEKLRIIFMGTPEFAVGILDTILKNNYEVVGVITAADKPAGRGQKIKYSAVKEYALANNLTLLQPTNLKDENFLAELKALNANLQIVVAFRMLPKVVWEMPSLGTFNLHASLLPNYRGAAPINWAIINGETKTGVTTFFIDDKIDTGAMILNSEIAIEPTENAGQLHDRLMNLGSTTVIDTLKVIENGNVTTTIQEDNEDIKTAYKLNKDNCKIDWTKSGDEINNLIRGLSPYPAAWCFLKDKNEELNVKIYEAKLVPEAHSYETGSLISSKKEIKIAIKEGFIQLLSLQLPGKKRMQVAELLNGITFSDSAKVY from the coding sequence ATGGAAAAATTACGAATTATATTCATGGGAACTCCCGAATTTGCTGTTGGCATTCTGGATACCATTCTTAAAAACAATTACGAGGTTGTTGGTGTTATCACAGCTGCAGATAAACCAGCTGGACGCGGACAAAAAATAAAATATTCGGCAGTAAAGGAATACGCTTTAGCAAATAATCTGACACTATTACAACCAACTAATCTAAAAGACGAAAACTTTCTGGCAGAATTAAAAGCCTTAAACGCAAATCTTCAAATTGTTGTCGCTTTTAGAATGCTGCCAAAAGTAGTCTGGGAAATGCCGAGTCTGGGAACCTTTAATCTTCATGCTTCTTTGTTGCCTAATTATCGTGGTGCAGCTCCGATAAACTGGGCTATTATAAATGGGGAAACCAAAACCGGTGTTACTACCTTTTTTATTGATGATAAAATTGACACTGGTGCTATGATTTTAAACTCAGAAATTGCAATCGAGCCCACAGAAAATGCAGGACAATTACATGACCGTCTGATGAATTTAGGAAGCACAACCGTTATTGATACTTTAAAAGTTATTGAAAACGGAAATGTAACCACTACAATTCAGGAAGATAATGAAGATATTAAAACTGCATACAAGCTAAATAAGGACAACTGTAAAATTGACTGGACAAAATCTGGTGATGAAATCAATAATCTGATTCGTGGTTTAAGTCCTTATCCGGCAGCATGGTGTTTTTTGAAGGATAAAAATGAAGAATTGAATGTAAAAATATATGAAGCAAAACTGGTTCCGGAAGCTCATTCTTATGAAACCGGAAGTTTAATTAGCAGTAAAAAAGAAATCAAAATTGCTATCAAAGAAGGCTTCATTCAGCTTTTAAGTTTACAATTGCCCGGAAAAAAAAGAATGCAGGTTGCAGAATTACTTAACGGCATCACTTTTTCTGATAGCGCAAAGGTGTATTAA
- a CDS encoding ATP-dependent DNA helicase RecQ codes for MQEAQEILLKYWKHESFRPLQKEIIDSVLEGQDTFALLPTGGGKSICFQVPSMMREGICLVVSPLIALMKDQVANLQKRDIKAIALTGGIHTEEIIDLLDNCQFGNYKFLYLSPERLQSDWILERIKNLPINLIAIDEAHCVSQWGHDFRPAYLKISELKKFFPKIPFLALTATATPRVVEDIKTELGLKDVKLFQQSFERKNIAYMVFEIEDKLYRIEQILKKNPQPSIIYVRNRKSCLNISTQLQSLGFSATYYHGGLSSQEKDKNMQLWMSEQAQVIVATNAFGMGIDKDNVKTVIHTQLPENLENYYQESGRAGRNGEKAFSVLLFNNSDANQTEQQFLSILPDKKFLKTMYVKLCNYFQIAYGEGLDDSYSFKMNHFCNKYDFPTLKTYNALQFLNQQGIITMSQEFSEKVTMQFLIESKEVIRYMSLNPNDEEIILAILRTYPGVHEMKTPLNLSLIAKKSNHTEEQVSTLLEKLKEKEIIEYKSKNNDATILFNEVREDDLTINRISKYLEKQNKLKRDQLSSVLYYIKEDKTCKNRLVLDYFGEESKANCGVCSYCITQKGKITEADSIADKILHLLKATALTSREIQNQIKLDTGDILLVLQELLENNHIVILANNKYTLKS; via the coding sequence ATGCAGGAAGCACAAGAGATTCTTTTAAAATACTGGAAACATGAAAGTTTTCGTCCTTTGCAAAAGGAAATTATTGATTCAGTATTAGAGGGTCAGGATACTTTTGCGCTTTTACCAACAGGGGGCGGAAAATCAATTTGCTTTCAGGTTCCGTCCATGATGCGTGAAGGAATTTGTCTTGTGGTTTCACCTTTGATTGCTTTGATGAAGGATCAGGTGGCGAATTTGCAAAAAAGAGATATAAAAGCGATTGCCCTTACGGGCGGAATTCACACAGAAGAGATTATTGATCTTCTGGACAACTGCCAATTTGGAAATTACAAATTTCTTTATCTATCACCGGAGCGTTTACAATCAGACTGGATTCTGGAGCGTATTAAAAATCTTCCTATCAATTTAATTGCTATAGACGAAGCGCATTGTGTTTCTCAATGGGGTCACGATTTCAGACCGGCTTACTTAAAAATTTCTGAACTTAAAAAATTCTTTCCTAAGATTCCATTTTTAGCTTTAACCGCGACGGCAACTCCAAGGGTTGTTGAAGACATTAAAACCGAGCTGGGTTTAAAAGATGTTAAACTTTTTCAGCAGTCTTTTGAGAGAAAGAATATTGCTTACATGGTATTTGAAATTGAAGACAAATTGTATCGCATTGAGCAGATTTTAAAGAAAAATCCTCAGCCCTCTATTATATATGTCCGAAACAGAAAATCCTGCCTGAATATCTCAACACAATTGCAGTCATTAGGTTTTAGCGCCACGTATTATCACGGAGGGCTTTCATCTCAGGAAAAAGACAAGAATATGCAATTGTGGATGTCGGAACAAGCACAGGTTATTGTAGCGACAAATGCATTTGGAATGGGAATTGACAAAGACAATGTTAAAACCGTTATTCATACACAATTGCCCGAAAACTTAGAGAATTACTATCAGGAATCGGGAAGAGCAGGACGAAATGGCGAAAAAGCTTTTTCGGTTTTGTTGTTTAATAACTCCGATGCCAACCAGACCGAACAGCAATTTTTAAGCATTCTTCCTGACAAAAAATTCCTAAAAACCATGTATGTTAAGCTCTGCAATTATTTTCAGATTGCCTATGGCGAAGGTTTGGACGATTCGTATTCTTTTAAGATGAATCATTTTTGCAATAAATATGACTTCCCTACTTTAAAAACTTATAATGCTTTGCAGTTTTTGAATCAACAGGGAATTATCACGATGTCTCAGGAATTTTCAGAAAAAGTTACGATGCAGTTTTTAATTGAATCGAAAGAAGTAATTCGCTACATGAGTCTGAATCCGAATGACGAGGAAATTATTCTGGCGATTCTAAGAACCTATCCGGGAGTTCACGAAATGAAAACCCCACTGAATCTTTCGCTCATTGCTAAAAAATCCAATCATACAGAAGAGCAGGTTTCGACACTTTTAGAAAAACTAAAAGAAAAAGAAATCATTGAATACAAGTCTAAAAATAACGACGCAACAATTTTGTTTAATGAAGTTCGCGAAGATGATTTGACTATAAACCGGATTTCTAAATATCTGGAAAAACAAAACAAGCTTAAAAGAGATCAGCTTTCTTCTGTGTTATATTATATTAAGGAAGACAAAACGTGTAAAAACAGACTGGTTCTCGATTATTTTGGCGAAGAGAGTAAAGCGAATTGTGGTGTCTGCTCTTATTGTATTACTCAAAAAGGAAAAATCACCGAAGCAGATTCTATTGCAGATAAAATTCTGCATCTTTTGAAAGCGACTGCTCTGACTTCGCGAGAAATTCAGAATCAGATAAAATTAGATACAGGCGATATCCTTTTGGTACTTCAGGAATTATTAGAAAACAATCATATCGTTATTTTAGCGAATAATAAATATACTTTAAAATCATAA
- a CDS encoding AAA family ATPase, with protein sequence MQKEIIVLLGGPGTGKSTLINELVARGYCCYPEISRQVTLEAQQRGIDQLFLEEPLLFSEMLLEGRIQQFKNAKEEPDNVVFIDRGIPDVVAYMDYIGDEYPEHFTKACEDFKYSKTFILPPWEEIYQSDTERYENFEQALEIQDHLIETYKKYGYDLIEVPKDTVENRILYILDKI encoded by the coding sequence GTGCAAAAAGAAATCATAGTTCTCCTTGGCGGTCCTGGTACAGGAAAATCTACGCTTATTAACGAATTAGTGGCTCGTGGCTACTGCTGTTACCCTGAAATTTCAAGACAAGTTACACTCGAAGCACAGCAACGAGGCATTGACCAATTGTTTTTGGAAGAGCCTTTATTGTTTAGCGAAATGTTACTGGAAGGTCGTATTCAGCAATTTAAAAATGCCAAAGAAGAGCCGGACAATGTAGTTTTTATAGACAGAGGAATTCCAGATGTTGTAGCTTATATGGATTATATTGGTGATGAATATCCGGAGCATTTTACAAAAGCTTGTGAGGATTTTAAATATTCTAAAACTTTTATTTTACCCCCTTGGGAAGAAATTTACCAAAGCGACACAGAGCGTTATGAAAATTTTGAACAAGCATTAGAAATTCAGGATCACCTTATTGAAACCTATAAGAAATATGGTTACGATTTAATTGAGGTTCCAAAAGATACAGTTGAAAACAGAATTCTTTATATCTTAGATAAAATTTAG
- a CDS encoding alpha/beta hydrolase fold domain-containing protein, producing MKKIIFLLFTVFTFYNNQAQEIKTLTYFQNDTLKLDLDLYLPKKKTGEKTPLIMFAFGGGFSGGERTSEKEFGIFMAQNGYAVASISYSLYMKGKDFGCKGTLTEKIKAIQIGVSDMWQATSYLIENAEKYNLDTSKIFISGISAGAEIGFHASFWDYKLMNLYKNNLPENFKYKGFIGGSGAIQDINLITKEKAIPMLLAHGNNDDTVPYGAGSHRSCPTNASGWLILFGSYAVYNQMQDLHKDIELITFCGGGHEFSGYLFHQGQQYVLDFVNDVLKEKKFQSHLIIPSNKNSKDPGKYLFCE from the coding sequence TATTTTCAGAATGACACACTAAAACTGGATTTAGATTTATATCTGCCAAAGAAAAAAACGGGAGAAAAAACTCCATTAATTATGTTTGCTTTTGGTGGAGGATTCTCTGGTGGCGAACGAACAAGCGAGAAAGAATTTGGGATCTTTATGGCACAAAATGGCTATGCCGTTGCCAGCATTTCGTACAGTTTATACATGAAAGGGAAAGATTTTGGCTGTAAAGGCACTTTGACCGAAAAAATAAAAGCCATTCAGATTGGCGTGAGTGATATGTGGCAGGCAACTTCTTATTTAATTGAAAACGCCGAAAAATACAATCTCGATACTTCAAAAATCTTTATTTCCGGAATTAGTGCCGGGGCCGAAATCGGTTTTCACGCCTCATTTTGGGATTATAAATTAATGAATTTATATAAAAATAATTTGCCGGAAAATTTCAAATACAAAGGTTTTATTGGAGGTTCGGGGGCTATTCAGGATATTAATTTAATTACCAAAGAAAAAGCAATTCCAATGTTACTGGCGCACGGAAATAATGATGACACGGTTCCTTATGGCGCAGGGTCACATCGCTCGTGCCCAACAAATGCTTCAGGATGGCTGATTCTTTTTGGTTCTTATGCCGTTTATAATCAGATGCAGGATTTACATAAAGATATTGAACTGATTACTTTCTGTGGAGGAGGACATGAATTCTCCGGTTATCTTTTTCATCAGGGACAGCAATATGTCCTCGATTTTGTAAATGATGTTTTGAAAGAAAAGAAATTCCAATCGCATTTGATTATTCCTTCTAATAAAAATAGCAAGGATCCTGGGAAGTATTTATTTTGTGAGTAA